One segment of Mycobacterium spongiae DNA contains the following:
- the lysA gene encoding diaminopimelate decarboxylase: MGTSPPRPQSADELLWLAPNVWPRNTTRDATGVAGIAGVALTHLAREYGTPLFVIDEDDFRWRCRETAAAFGGGANVHYAAKAFLCSEIARWIDEEGLCLDVCSGGELAVALHANFPPDRITLHGNNKSVEELTAAVKAGVGHVVVDSMTEIERLDRIAGDAGIVQDVLVRLTVGVEAHTHEFISTAHEDQKFGLSVASGAAMAAVARVFATDSLRLVGLHSHIGSQIFDVAGFEIAAHRVIGLLRAIFDQLGPDKAAQISTVDLGGGLGISYQADDDPPPIDELAARLSTIVSDESNAVGLPAPKLVVEPGRAIVGPGTVTLYEVGTVKDVDVSSTATRRYVSVDGGMSDNIRTALYDAQYDVRLVSRVSDAPAVRARVVGKHCESGDIVVRDAWVPDDLGPGDLVAVAATGAYCYSLSSRYNMVGRPAVVAVRAGEARLLLRRETVDDLLSLEVR, from the coding sequence CTGGGTACGAGTCCGCCGCGCCCGCAGTCGGCCGACGAGTTGTTGTGGCTGGCGCCGAATGTGTGGCCGCGCAACACTACTCGAGATGCGACGGGGGTAGCCGGCATTGCCGGGGTCGCACTAACGCACCTCGCTCGGGAGTACGGGACTCCGTTGTTCGTCATCGACGAAGACGATTTTCGCTGGCGCTGCCGAGAGACTGCGGCGGCATTCGGCGGTGGCGCCAATGTGCATTACGCCGCTAAGGCATTCCTGTGTAGCGAAATAGCCCGTTGGATCGATGAAGAAGGTCTTTGTCTCGACGTGTGCAGTGGCGGTGAGTTGGCGGTTGCGCTGCACGCGAATTTCCCGCCGGATCGGATCACGCTCCACGGCAACAATAAATCAGTCGAGGAATTGACGGCGGCGGTCAAGGCCGGCGTCGGCCACGTCGTCGTCGATTCGATGACCGAAATCGAGCGACTGGATCGGATCGCCGGCGACGCGGGGATCGTCCAGGATGTCCTGGTGCGGCTGACCGTCGGTGTGGAAGCGCATACCCACGAGTTCATTTCCACCGCGCACGAAGACCAGAAGTTCGGACTGTCGGTGGCCAGCGGCGCCGCTATGGCCGCGGTTGCGCGGGTGTTCGCCACCGATAGTCTGCGCCTGGTCGGGTTGCACAGCCATATCGGTTCGCAGATCTTCGACGTTGCGGGTTTCGAAATCGCCGCGCACCGTGTCATTGGCCTGCTGCGTGCGATATTCGACCAACTCGGTCCGGACAAGGCCGCCCAGATCTCGACTGTCGATCTTGGTGGCGGCCTGGGCATCTCGTATCAGGCCGACGATGATCCACCGCCGATAGACGAGCTGGCCGCCAGGTTGAGCACGATCGTCAGCGACGAATCGAACGCGGTGGGCCTGCCGGCCCCCAAGCTGGTGGTCGAGCCTGGACGCGCGATCGTCGGACCCGGCACCGTCACGCTCTATGAAGTCGGCACGGTCAAGGATGTCGATGTGAGCTCCACCGCGACCCGGCGCTACGTCAGCGTCGATGGCGGCATGAGTGACAACATCCGCACCGCGCTCTATGACGCCCAGTATGACGTGCGGTTGGTCTCCCGAGTCAGCGATGCGCCCGCGGTGCGGGCTCGTGTCGTTGGAAAGCATTGTGAAAGCGGAGATATCGTCGTACGCGATGCGTGGGTGCCTGACGACCTCGGTCCGGGCGACCTGGTAGCGGTGGCGGCTACCGGCGCCTACTGCTACTCGCTGTCAAGCCGTTACAACATGGTCGGCCGGCCCGCTGTGGTCGCGGTGCGCGCTGGCGAGGCGCGCCTGCTGCTGCGGCGGGAGACGGTCGACGACCTGCTGAGTCTGGAAGTGAGGTGA